In a single window of the Salvia miltiorrhiza chloroplast, complete genome genome:
- the rps7 gene encoding ribosomal protein S7, which yields MSRRGTAEEKTAKSDPIYRNRLVNMLVNRILKHGKKSLAYQIIYRAMKKIQQKTETNPLSVLRQAIRGVTPDIAVKARRVGGSTHQVPIEIGSTQGKALAIRWLLAASRKRPGRNMAFKLSSELVDAAKGSGDAIRKKEETHKMAEANRAFAHFR from the coding sequence ATGTCACGTCGAGGTACTGCAGAAGAAAAAACAGCAAAATCCGATCCAATTTATCGTAATCGATTAGTTAACATGTTGGTTAACCGTATTCTGAAACACGGAAAAAAATCATTGGCTTATCAAATTATCTATCGAGCCATGAAAAAAATTCAACAAAAGACAGAAACAAATCCACTATCTGTTTTACGTCAAGCAATACGTGGAGTAACTCCCGATATAGCAGTAAAAGCAAGACGTGTAGGTGGATCCACTCATCAAGTTCCCATTGAAATAGGATCCACACAAGGAAAAGCACTTGCCATTCGTTGGTTATTAGCGGCATCCCGAAAACGTCCAGGTCGAAATATGGCTTTCAAATTAAGTTCTGAATTAGTGGATGCTGCCAAAGGGAGTGGCGATGCCATACGCAAAAAGGAAGAGACTCATAAAATGGCAGAGGCAAATAGAGCTTTTGCACATTTTCGTTAA